From a single Anaerolineaceae bacterium oral taxon 439 genomic region:
- a CDS encoding exodeoxyribonuclease VII large subunit — MFKTFSAISAPVALSVSAVNRQVKQLLESDPILEDLSVEGEISNLSRPASGHIYFTLKDAASALKCVMWKTAAARYQNVFKEGASIIATGRIGVYEPSGVYQLYAEKAEKVGAGKRYEEFLALKEKLDREGLFAPERKRPLPRFPRTIGIVTSSGGAALQDILKTLEKRRCTARVLLSPSSVQGIEAPAELVAAFRRLVTCRPDVILIGRGGGSAEDLWAFNDETLVRVIASSPIPVISGIGHEIDFTLVDFAADFRAPTPTAAAVSATADGNELLLTLDRSVERMRRRCEGTLREDLDALTALRSRLSRTSPEAVLARRTETLDALRNRLDLQARQRTADAGNRLTALRLQLDALSPTAVLKRGYAIVTDSEERPIARQRQLTADQSVRLIFQDGVREARITD, encoded by the coding sequence ATGTTCAAGACGTTCTCCGCAATAAGCGCGCCGGTTGCGCTTTCCGTCTCCGCCGTCAATCGGCAGGTAAAGCAGCTCCTGGAAAGCGACCCGATTCTGGAAGACCTGAGCGTTGAAGGCGAAATCTCCAACCTTTCGCGGCCCGCTTCGGGACATATCTATTTCACCCTCAAGGACGCGGCCAGCGCGCTGAAATGCGTGATGTGGAAGACGGCGGCGGCCCGCTATCAAAACGTTTTTAAAGAAGGCGCGTCGATTATTGCGACCGGGAGGATCGGCGTCTACGAACCGTCCGGCGTTTATCAGCTCTACGCGGAGAAGGCCGAAAAAGTCGGCGCGGGGAAACGCTACGAAGAATTTCTGGCGCTGAAAGAGAAACTCGACCGCGAGGGGCTTTTCGCGCCGGAGAGGAAACGGCCGCTCCCGCGATTTCCGCGGACGATCGGGATCGTGACGTCTTCCGGCGGCGCCGCGCTTCAGGATATCCTGAAGACGCTCGAAAAACGCCGCTGCACCGCAAGAGTTCTTCTCTCCCCTTCCTCAGTCCAGGGGATCGAAGCGCCCGCCGAACTCGTCGCCGCCTTCCGCCGTCTCGTGACCTGTCGCCCCGATGTCATCCTGATCGGGCGCGGCGGGGGCTCCGCCGAGGATCTTTGGGCGTTTAACGACGAAACGCTCGTCCGCGTAATCGCTTCGTCCCCGATCCCGGTCATCTCCGGCATCGGGCATGAAATCGATTTCACGCTCGTCGATTTCGCCGCCGATTTCCGCGCCCCGACCCCGACCGCGGCGGCGGTCAGCGCGACGGCTGACGGGAACGAACTCCTCTTAACGCTGGACCGTTCGGTCGAACGCATGCGCCGGCGCTGCGAAGGGACGCTGAGAGAGGATCTGGACGCTCTGACCGCGCTTCGCTCGCGCTTATCGCGGACCTCGCCGGAGGCGGTCCTCGCGCGGCGGACGGAAACGCTGGACGCGCTCCGAAACCGGCTCGACCTTCAGGCGCGTCAACGGACCGCGGACGCGGGAAACCGCCTGACCGCGCTCCGGCTCCAGCTGGACGCGCTGAGCCCGACCGCGGTCCTGAAACGTGGGTACGCGATCGTAACCGACAGCGAAGAACGTCCGATCGCGCGCCAGCGCCAACTGACCGCCGACCAGTCCGTCCGCCTGATTTTCCAGGATGGGGTTCGAGAAGCGCGGATTACCGATTAG
- a CDS encoding exodeoxyribonuclease VII small subunit: MMKKTEDQPVPFDEAIAQLEKIVQKLESEQLPLEDLLTLYQQGAALADQCALRLNEARVRMETIHSAAADAGSEPETQPENRS; encoded by the coding sequence ATGATGAAGAAGACCGAAGATCAGCCCGTCCCTTTCGACGAAGCGATCGCCCAGCTGGAGAAGATCGTCCAGAAATTAGAATCGGAACAGCTCCCGTTAGAGGACCTGCTCACGCTGTACCAGCAGGGCGCCGCGCTCGCGGATCAATGCGCGCTGCGGCTGAACGAAGCCAGAGTACGGATGGAAACGATTCATTCCGCCGCGGCCGACGCCGGTTCCGAACCTGAAACGCAGCCGGAAAATCGATCTTGA